GAGCCGGACAGCCGGCGGTGGAGTTCGAGGGCGCCGTCGTAGGGGGCGGCGGCGTCCCGCTCGGCGGCCAGGATCAGCGTCGGCGGCAGTTCGCCCGGGCCGGTCCGCACGTCCAGCTGCCGCTGACGCGGCGCCTGCCAGTACGCGCACGGCAGGTTCAGCCACACGTTGTGCCACGTCTCGAAGGGCGCCACGCGCGCCAGGCGCGTGTTGTCCCGGTTCCAGACCTTCCACTCCGTCGGCCACGGCGCGTCGTTGCACTGGACGGCCGTGTAGGCCGCGCGGGAGTTCTCCGCCGCCACCGCCGCCTCCTCGTGCGGCGCGGCCAGATCGACCAGAGGCCGCGGATCGCCCTTCAGGTACGCCGACAGCGCCTCGGCCCGCCGGGGCCAGTGGTCGTCGTGGTAACCGGCCCGCAGGAACGCGCTCTGCAACTGCCCCGGCCCGACCTTCCCGCCCGCCGGTTTCACGGCGAGCCGCGCCCGCGCGGTGTCGTAGCCGCGCTGCACTTCGGCCGCCGTGGCGCCCAGCCCGTACACGGCGTGGTGCCGGGCGATCCACTCCTTCATGTCCGTCCAGCGGCCCTCGAACGCCGCCGACTGGCCCAGGTTGTGGCGATACCAGATCTGCGCCGGATCGGGGTTCACCGCCGCGTCGAACACCATCCGCCGCACGTGCGTCGGGAACAGCGTCGCGTACAGCGCCCCGAAGTAGGTGCCGTACGACGCGCCCATGAAGGTGAGCCTCTCCTCGCCCAGCGCGGCGCGCAGCACGTCCAGGTCGCGGGCGTTGTTGAGGGAGTGGTAGTGCCGCAGCTCGGCGCCCGACCGCTGCGCGCACCCGCGCGCGTAGGCCTGGGCCCGTGCGACGCGCTCCCTCTTGTACGACTCCGAGGGGTGCGTAGGCGCCTGCGACGGCCCGGTGAAGTGCTGCTGGGGGTCCTGGCAGGACAGTGGCGCGGACCTGCCGACGCCGCGCGGGTCGTAGCCGACGAGGTCGTAGGCGGCGGCCAGGCGCTTCCACTCGGGAAGCCGTCCGATCAGTGGGAAGGCGAGGCCGGAGGAACCCGGACCGCCCGGGTTGTGGACCAGGGCGCCCTGCCGGGGCACCCGGCGCTTGCTGTTGCCCGGGTCGCGGTGGGTGGCCCGCACCCGGCTGACGGAGAGCCGGATCTGCCGGCCGTCGGGGCGCGCGTAGTCGAGCGGGACGGTGACCGTGCCGCACTCCACGGTGCTCGGCAGGCCCTGCGCGTCGGAACACTCGCCGAAGTCGACACCGGCGGCCGCGGCGCGCGCGGCGGCCACCCGGGTGCCGCGCGGCTCGCCCGCCGCGTCGGGACCGGCCGGTGCGCTGCCTGCGGCCGGGCCGGAGGCGACGGCGGTCAGGAGCAGCGAACCAGCGGCCGTGTACAGAGCGGCAGCTCTCATCGTGTGTCCCTTCGGGGCGCGGCGGCGACAGAAGGGATGTTTCGGACGGGGGCCGGCGAAGGCAAGCACAGGTGGCCGGTGTCGGCCCCAATGCGCCCGTACGCCCCGGCGATCCCGGTGAGCGTGCGTCCGCGTCAGACGCGCCAGGAGGACTCGCGGTGCGCGAACGCCGCCCGCAGGTCCGGCTCGCCGACGGCGCGGATTCCGCGTACGGCGACCGAGGTGAGGTAGGCGCGGTCGTCCCCGGTGCCGTCCGCGTGCCGGGCCAGGGCGTCGAGCAGGCGCTGTCCGGCCGGGGAGGCCCAGCGCGAGTACGGGTGGGCCTCGATCCGGGCCAGGGCGAGGCAGCTCAGGCAGAGGACCAGCGGCAGGGCGAACCAGAGGGCGACCAGATGCCGCGGCACCCCGTCCTGAGCCGGCATCAGCAGCGCGGCGACGCCGAGCGCGAGTACGGTCAGCGCGGCGAGGCGTACCCGGCGCACCCCGGCCCCGACGGCGCTGCCCGCCCCGGCCGGCAGGGCGAGGCCCGCGCTGACGAGCCGGTCGGCGAGGCCGTGCACCGCGTCGGTGGCGGCCGCCGCGGCGCGTACCGGAGCGATGGGGGACTGCCCCTGCGGCCCGATGGCCCCTATCACCGACCGTTCGATGTCGTCGCGCCCGCGCGGGTCCACGACGGTCGCCCAGCCCGTGTGCGCGAGCAGCAGCCGCCGTTGGCGCGCCATCGAAACCAGCGTCAGATCGGCGACCCGGGTCGGCCCGCCGGACAGGAACGCGGCCTCGTACAGCGTCAGTGGCTGTGTCCCGGCCGTCTCCGCGGCGTCCGCCGCGCGTACGGCGGCCAGGCACAGCCGGGTGCACGCCAGGCCGGCCACGACCCAGGCCGGCAGCAGAAGGAGGACCCAGAACATGCCGTGTTTCTATGCCAACCGACTGGGAAACTCCATGCCTTGTTCACATTCCGGGACCGAGTGTTGTCGGTACGTGACGTTCCGCCGGTGCCGAAGGGGCCCGTGTCGGCAGGGGTGCCGGTCGCGCCGTGGGCCTTGCGCCGTCCCCGGTCAGCGGCGCAGCAGCACCCGGCGTGCCCGGGCCATCCGCGAGGGCGGACGCGGCGCAGCACCGGAGCGC
This region of Streptomyces chromofuscus genomic DNA includes:
- a CDS encoding TIGR04222 domain-containing membrane protein translates to MFWVLLLLPAWVVAGLACTRLCLAAVRAADAAETAGTQPLTLYEAAFLSGGPTRVADLTLVSMARQRRLLLAHTGWATVVDPRGRDDIERSVIGAIGPQGQSPIAPVRAAAAATDAVHGLADRLVSAGLALPAGAGSAVGAGVRRVRLAALTVLALGVAALLMPAQDGVPRHLVALWFALPLVLCLSCLALARIEAHPYSRWASPAGQRLLDALARHADGTGDDRAYLTSVAVRGIRAVGEPDLRAAFAHRESSWRV
- a CDS encoding alpha/beta hydrolase; the protein is MRAAALYTAAGSLLLTAVASGPAAGSAPAGPDAAGEPRGTRVAAARAAAAGVDFGECSDAQGLPSTVECGTVTVPLDYARPDGRQIRLSVSRVRATHRDPGNSKRRVPRQGALVHNPGGPGSSGLAFPLIGRLPEWKRLAAAYDLVGYDPRGVGRSAPLSCQDPQQHFTGPSQAPTHPSESYKRERVARAQAYARGCAQRSGAELRHYHSLNNARDLDVLRAALGEERLTFMGASYGTYFGALYATLFPTHVRRMVFDAAVNPDPAQIWYRHNLGQSAAFEGRWTDMKEWIARHHAVYGLGATAAEVQRGYDTARARLAVKPAGGKVGPGQLQSAFLRAGYHDDHWPRRAEALSAYLKGDPRPLVDLAAPHEEAAVAAENSRAAYTAVQCNDAPWPTEWKVWNRDNTRLARVAPFETWHNVWLNLPCAYWQAPRQRQLDVRTGPGELPPTLILAAERDAAAPYDGALELHRRLSGSVLVTERDSGTHGIAGGPNACVNAHVDAYLLQGLLPARHASCAPRPEPRPSAAAQRDTAADVR